A stretch of Henckelia pumila isolate YLH828 chromosome 4, ASM3356847v2, whole genome shotgun sequence DNA encodes these proteins:
- the LOC140867236 gene encoding L10-interacting MYB domain-containing protein-like: protein MRKYFALWAQLIGNNETNLGWDHNKMTVEADNSWWEEKIKENPKYAKFRLRGPKNLDLLKKIFKSSISTGYDAITSSDDEPANNNFHDDTTDWGIELDEEFRSNVYINVENQEVMKNSRMEADNSKQQRKRKRNESGKKRVHIATRLANQLDCVLEEFETQKSIHETPKDNPCSIENCLEVLRNLFGMMVGSEQFFIVTRVLVKKQNRQTFIGLKDPKLQLGWATTFTKDDLKRY, encoded by the exons atgagaaaatattttgcattgtgGGCACAACTCATCGGAAATAATGAAACTAACCTTGGTTGGGATCATAACAAGATGACCGTTGAAGCTGATAATAGTTGGTGGGAGGAGAAGATTAAG GAAAATCCCAAGTATGCAAAGTTTAGGTTGAGGGGACCCAAGAATTTAGACTTATTGAAAAAGATATTTAAAAGTTCTATATCAACTGGATATGATGCAATAACATCATCAGATGATGAACCAGCTAATAACAATTTCCATGATGATACAACTGATTGGGGTATTGAGTTAGATGAAGAGTTTCGAAGTAATGTTTATATTAATGTTGAAAACCAAGAAGTTATGAAAAACTCAAGAATGGAAGCTGACAACTCTAAGCAGCAAAGGAAGAGAAAAAGAAATGAGAGTGGGAAAAAAAGGGTTCATATTGCCACTAGGTTAGCTAATCAACTTGATTGTGTGCTCGAAGAATTTGAAACTCAAAAGTCTATACATGAAACACCAAAAGATAATCCATGTAGCATTGAAAATTGCCTGGAGGTTCTACGTAATTTGTTCGGTATGATGGTCGGTAGTGAGCAATTCTTCATAGTTACTAGAGTACTGGTTAAAAAGCAAAATAGACAAACATTTATCGGATTGAAGGACCCAAAACTGCAGCTTGGTTGGGCAACAACTTTCACTAAAGATGATTTGAAGCGTTACTAA
- the LOC140865596 gene encoding epidermis-specific secreted glycoprotein EP1-like, whose product MPLSSFFTLSFILLCSLSCIAKALVPSSQTFNYVNEGEFGPYIIEYDGNYRTLPISTSPFQLFFYNTTPGEYTLAMRMGTQRSEALRRWVWEANRGNPVGENATFSLGTDGNLVLAEANGRVVWQSNTANKNVAGLEILPNGNMILHDSKGNFVWQSFDFPTDTLLVGQSLQLKGPNKLVSRLSEKENKNGPYSLVLEPKRLAFYYKGKNSPKPLLYYRFSSTITLDAMTLISDPQRYDGLAYELKLENPTHTAQLSLSRPNYNSTLTFLRLGIDGGLRALTYYDPVDYQAWEVTYTLFSRDLGANECQVPDRCGEFGLCEDSQCVACPSPNGLLGWSKTCGPPKITSCTDVKYYKLEGVNHFSSRFTSGTGPIKEADCQKKCTSDCKCAGFFFKRAESRCWVVYDLKTLIKVDNATHVGFIKTPSR is encoded by the coding sequence ATGCCTCTCTCTTCCTTTTTTACTCTCTCCTTTATATTGCTATGCTCACTTTCCTGCATTGCTAAAGCTCTCGTGCCTTCTTCACAAACATTCAATTATGTTAACGAAGGGGAATTCGGACCATATATAATCGAATACGATGGAAACTATAGAACTCTTCCCATATCCACTTCTCCATTCCAACTATTTTTCTACAACACGACGCCTGGTGAGTACACCTTGGCCATGAGAATGGGCACGCAACGTTCCGAGGCGCTTAGACGTTGGGTTTGGGAGGCGAACCGTGGAAATCCCGTCGGAGAGAACGCCACATTCTCGCTCGGGACCGACGGAAATCTCGTGTTAGCGGAAGCAAACGGACGTGTGGTGTGGCAATCGAACACCGCCAACAAAAATGTGGCGGGGTTGGAAATATTGCCTAATGGTAACATGATACTTCATGATTCCAAGGGTAATTTTGTATGGCAAAGTTTTGACTTCCCCACGGATACTTTATTAGTGGGCCAATCTCTTCAGCTCAAAGGCCCGAACAAGCTCGTGAGCCGGTTATCGGAAAAGGAGAACAAAAATGGGCCTTACAGTTTGGTCTTGGAACCCAAGAGACTTGCGTTCTATTACAAGGGCAAAAATTCTCCCAAGCCTTTGCTATACTATCGCTTTTCTTCTACTATAACTCTTGATGCTATGACACTCATCAGTGATCCCCAGAGGTACGATGGGCTTGCTTATGAACTAAAACTTGAAAACCCAACTCATACAGCCCAGTTGTCTCTATCTCGGCCCAATTACAATAGCACGTTAACATTTCTTCGGCTTGGGATCGACGGAGGACTCAGAGCACTTACTTACTACGATCCCGTGGACTATCAAGCGTGGGAAGTAACGTACACTCTTTTTTCCAGAGATTTGGGTGCTAACGAATGCCAAGTGCCAGATAGATGTGGCGAATTTGGGCTCTGTGAGGATAGCCAATGCGTGGCTTGCCCATCCCCAAATGGGCTACTGGGCTGGAGCAAGACTTGTGGGCCTCCAAAGATTACATCTTGTACAGATGTGAAATACTACAAATTGGAAGGGGTGAATCATTTCTCGAGCAGGTTCACGAGTGGAACTGGGCCCATCAAGGAGGCGGATTGCCAGAAGAAATGCACATCGGACTGCAAGTGTGCGGGCTTTTTCTTTAAACGGGCCGAGTCAAGGTGTTGGGTTGTGTATGATTTAAAGACTCTCATCAAGGTGGATAACGCGACACATGTGGGCTTTATTAAGACTCCCAGTCGTTGA
- the LOC140866616 gene encoding epidermis-specific secreted glycoprotein EP1-like produces MSISYFFTLSFILLCSLTCIAEALVPPSQTFNFVNEGEFGPYIVEYDANYRVLSIANSPFQLCFYNTMPGAYTLALRMGTVRSESLMRWVWEANRGNPVGENATFSLGTNGNLVLAEANGRVAWQSNTANKNVVGFKLLPNGNMVLHDSKGKFIWQSFDSPTDTLLVGQSLRLKGPNKLVSRLSEKENKNGPYSLVLEPKRFAMYYKSDNSPTPMLYFDSTNYLFFGNNTIDVLTFTSDPETDDAFAYELKFVSQDGSNRILSRPKYNTTLTYLRLGIDGGLRAFTFYAPVDSQAWEETFTLFRRDSGDECQIPDRCGGFGLCEDSQCVACPSPNGLLGWSKTCAPPKITSCKDVKYYKIEGVDHFLSKYTSGTGPIKEADCQKKCTLDCKCAGVFFNGPDSRCWIVYDLKTLTKVDNATHVGFIKIDARNF; encoded by the exons ATGTCTATCTCTTACTTCTTTACTCTCtctttcatattattatgctCACTCACTTGCATTGCTGAAGCTCTTGTGCCTCCTTCACAAACATTCAATTTTGTTAATGAAGGGGAATT CGGACCATATATAGTCGAATATGATGCAAACTATAGAGTTTTGTCCATAGCCAATTCTCCATTCCAGCTATGTTTCTACAACACGATGCCTGGTGCATACACTTTAGCCTTACGAATGGGCACCGTACGTTCAGAATCGCTGATGCGTTGGGTGTGGGAGGCGAACCGTGGAAATCCAGTCGGAGAGAACGCAACATTCTCGCTCGGGACGAACGGAAATCTTGTGTTAGCTGAAGCCAATGGACGTGTGGCTTGGCAATCAAACACGGCAAATAAAAATGTGGTAGGTTTCAagttgttacctaatggtaacATGGTGCTACATGATTCCAAGGGTAAATTTATATGGCAAAGTTTTGACTCCCCCACGGATACTTTGTTAGTGGGCCAATCTCTTCGACTGAAAGGCCCAAACAAGCTCGTGAGCAGGCTTTCGGAGAAGGAGAATAAAAATGGGCCATATAGCTTGGTCTTGGAGCCCAAGAGATTTGCAATGTACTACAAAAGTGACAATTCTCCCACGCCCATGTTATATTTTGACTCCACAAATTATCTCTTTTTTGGTAATAACACCATTGATGTTTTGACGTTCACTAGTGATCCGGAGACCGACGATGCGTTTGCGTATGAGTTGAAATTTGTGAGCCAGGATGGCTCAAACCGGATTTTATCCCGGCCCAAATACAATACTACATTAACGTATCTCCGATTGGGTATCGACGGAGGTCTAAGGGCATTTACGTTCTATGCCCCAGTGGACTCTCAAGCATGGGAAGAAACATTTACTCTTTTCCGGAGAGATTCTGGTGATGAATGCCAAATACCAGACAGATGTGGGGGATTTGGGCTTTGTGAGGATAGCCAATGTGTGGCTTGCCCATCCCCCAATGGGCTATTGGGCTGGAGCAAGACTTGTGCACCTCCCAAGATAACATCTTGTAAAGATGTGAAGTACTACAAAATAGAAGGGGTAGACCATTTCTTAAGCAAGTACACGAGTGGAACTGGGCCCATCAAGGAGGCGGATTGCCAAAAAAAATGCACATTGGACTGCAAGTGTGCGGGAGTTTTCTTTAATGGGCCGGACTCTAGGTGCTGGATCGTGTATGATTTAAAGACCCTCACCAAGGTGGATAATGCAACTCATGTGGGCTTTATCAAAATTGATGCCAGAAActtttag